CATCAGGGATGCTGATCTCAGCGATTCCACCGCGAGGGCCGATCTTTGCAGACTGGATGCCTTGGAAGGTAGGGCCATAAACGTTTCCATTCTCGGTGAAGTTCTTGTAAAGGTCCTCCCCGCTGAACGTCGTGTCACATGCATCAATGATGTCTTGGAGATGCTTGAGGCGACTCGAGACCGTCATGCTCTCCTCACGGGggccctcaacctcgtcctccttggAGACCCACTCAAGCATAATGGATCCGGAACAATGTTCATGCCAGACGTCCTCTGGAGACAGAGCCATGATGCGGAACGTCTCCCATGTACGATCAGTCAGGTGTTTGGCTGGCCTTAGCGTGAGGAGAACTTCGACATCAGATGTCAGGCCATCTGAGCGTCGCTCCGGGATCATGATCGACTTGGAAAACGAGACATTCTTCAGATGCACCTGGGAGATGACACCCTGTACCTTCCTATCGACACTAATCTGACGCGCTGCTTCGATAGCCATAGAGAGGTACGCTGCAGCAGGGTAGATAGCAAAGCCATCAACAACGTGATCTTTCAGCCAAGGAAGGCTGTCGACGCCAAGGAAGTTGCGCCAAGTAGGCTCCTGGGTGGTAGTTCCAGGGACCCGgagaccaagaagatcatgAGGTGGGTGCGCGCGGAAGCGATGCTGCTTGCTGAGGTTTGACTCGTAGATGTAGTTCGTGGAGTGGTCCCAGGAGTAGGGTGCAAGATCGTCGATCAAGCCGGGAGCTTTGGATCCATCCTGTGCAAGTGTTGCTTCCAAAGAGACTGGATATCCAGACTCGAACAGTTTGCCTGCCGTTTCCAGAAGGCTGATGACAGCATCGCGGCCTCGCACCAAGGTGGGAAGGTAGTTGGACTTGAAGCTAGGCAGGTTGAGGCCCTTGATGGTTTGTCTGACAGGACCAGCCAAGGCGCCGTGTGGGCCAACCTCAGTAAAAAGGGTGAATGGTGATGGCTCAACTCCAATAGTCTCTGTGCGACAGAGGAGGTCTAGAGCGTTGCCGAAACGGACTGGGGATACGAGGTTGTCAACCCAGTACTGGGCACCAAAGTCATCTGTCTTTTGGGAAATAAGCACAGAAGAGTAGAACTTGACGTCAGGGTTTGGAGTGCGAGCCTTGATGTGCGAGATGGACTCAAGATACTCAGCCGCGACCTTCTTCATGTGATGAGAGTGGTAAGCCGTGTCCACTTTGAGCTTGCGGTTAAAGATGGACTCTTCATCAAGAATCTGCTTCAGCTCGTCGATAGCGGTCTCATCACCCGAAATTGTGGTGCTGACGGGAGAGTTGACACATGCAACACAGATCAGTCCCGTCCGGGTCTGGTCGATGTACTTCTGCACATCGTGTTCACCCAAGCCgacagccatcatggcaccCTTACTTGAGATGACACGAGCACAGGCCTTGGACATGAAGCCACGCCTGTACGAGATCTCCAGCGCTGTCTCATGGTCCAGAGCCCCAGCAGCGTATCCAGCAGCAATCTCGCCGCTGCTGTGGCCAAGAACAGCATTGGGGAAGACGCCGAAGCTCTTGAGAAGGTCCACCAATGCAATTTGTATCGCCGTGGTAGATGGCTGGGAGATCTCGGCCTGGCCAACTCGCGAGCTTTTCTCGTCCCTGGACAGTTCGTCGGTCAGACTCCATTCTGCTCCGAGCTGTTTCAAGATCTCGTCGGATCGCAGCATTGACGCTCTGAAGACCGGCTGGTGCATGGTGAGCTCGCGGCCCATAGCATGCCACTGTGCTCCCTGGCCAGTAAAGAGGAACACAGAGCGGAAcgtggccatggccttggtgatgcgGGGCTTCTGGCCAAGCAGATCGATGAGTTCTTCGTGACTGGAAGCTGCCACACTGAAGCGGAACTGCATCTCTGATCGTCGAGCGGAGAGTGTATAGGCAAGGTCGGGGAAGTAGGAAGCATCCTCATGGGCAGAGGCCCATTTTTGTAGGTTAGACACCATGGCCTGCAAAGATGCTTCGGATCGAGCtgacaagacaaagagcTGAGAGCCGTGTGCAGCAGTCTGTTTCCCGTTGACTCCATTGGTTTCGTTTGTTACAGAACCGTCAGAGGTCTGGACTTGCGCAGACTGGGTGTCTTTGGCATGTCCATTGGTACCATTTGGCTCCTTCACGTGCTCATTGGTGCCATTGGTGCCATTGGCTTCCTTTGCATGGCCGTTGACACCGTTTGTTCCATTGGAATGGCCGTTGGTGCCGTTCGTTTGTTCCGAGTGTCCATTGGTACCATTCGAAGCCTTCAAGACTGGTATGTCTTCCGCCTTCTCATAGGTAGATGGGGCCTCCAAGATGACATGAGCGTTGGTTCCACCGTAACCGAAGGAATTAACAGACACCCGCCGAGGACCAGTCGACGAAGGAAGAGGCACCATCTCAGTTGCAATCTGGCGATAATAATTAGTGGCAGTTCAATAAAAGTACTTCGTTCTCGCATGATCCATACCTTGATCTTACGTTCCTCAAGGTGGAGGGTTGGCTTCGGCTCAATAAAGTCAACGTTGGGTGGGATTGCTCCGTGCTTCAAGATGAGAACTGCCTTGAGCAAGCCTGCGACACCGCTTGAagcttcaagatggccgatGTTTGACTTGATAGAGCCAACGTAAAGGCCATCTTCACGTTCGCCATTGGGGCAGAAAACTTCCGCGATGGATGAGATCTCTGCGCTGTCGCCTGTCAAGTTGTTAGTGGCTGACTCTCCTCGTTCACGAGGGTGACATCATACCTGCTTTGGTTCCGGTTCCATGTGCCTCAACATATGCAGTATCTGCTGGGTCAAGGCCGGCATTCTTGTACACCTGACGCATAAGATTCGCTTGGGAGATGGGGTTGGGGAGTGTGAGCCCTGCTGTCTTGCCGTCTTGGTTCAGGCCAGAGTTCCTGATGATGGCGTGTACCTTGTCCCCATCTCTGacagcatcgtcaaggcgCTTGAGGATGAAACTGACGACACCCTCGCCTCTCGCGTATCCGGCACCGCGGCTATCAAAGACGTAACATTTGCCATCTGGGTTGGTCATACTGAGTCGAAGTCATTAGCCCATATGCATAAAGATAACGGAAGCAAGTCGACATACCCGACACTACTCATGGGGATGATCTGATCAGGGGTGAGGACCAATTGTGTACCAGCCACAATAGCCATCTTAGACTCCCTCGCTCGAAGCCCATGACATGCTTGGTGTAGAGCCACCATACTTCCTGAACACCCAGTGTCCACTGTGCTGGATGGACCCTTGAGATCAAAGACATAGGATATCCTGTTGGACAGGATGGCAATTCCGGTGCCGATCATGTGGGCCTTTGGGGTTCTTGCTGTGTCCTTGTAACCCATACGCTCAAAGCTGTGGGTAACCATGTTAGCCTGACCATTACTGAGTGAGAGGGAAAACTGGTTGGTAGCATCGCGGCAAATTGCACTTACTCGGTAGCATAAGCTCCGACATGAACAGAGGTGTCGGAGCCCTTGATTCCCGCAAGTGTCTGGCCGGCATTCTCAAGTGCCTCGTATGTCGTCTCCATCAAGATGCGTTGTTGGGGGTCGAGGCAATGAGCTTCATGTGGATGGATATTGAAGAAGCGTGCATCAAATGCAGTAATGTCCTGATTTAGGAAGTAGAGTCCCTTGAAGTTGACGGCTTCTTTGGCCTCTGGGTCAGGGTGATAGAAGGAATCTTTGTTCCATCTGTCTTCGGGAATCTCACGCCAGCCTGTCCGCCCCTCGGACAGCATGTCCCAGAGTTTGTCCGGGTTGTCCGAACCACCGGGTAGACGGCATGCCATGCCAATGATGGCAATTGGGCTGGGGCTCAACTCGGACATGTTTGCAACCAACAACTGCCCAAAAGAGATCTGGAGAAAGGGGATCTAACAAATAAAGACGGCAAAGGGCAAGAATTGGACGCTCCTTGGTTCGTTTGAGCTACAGATAATTCTACGGTGGAAATTGTGCACGGGGAGACTGCTATTAATACAAGGCCCTGACTACTTATCTCTAGATTCAGCCATCAGCAGCATGCATCCGTCGTGAACTCACTGTCTGCGATGAACTCGAACCAGACTCCGCAGACTGAGAGAACTGTAAGCGCGCCATTTCGAACAAGGACCaaaccctcctcgccgaTAGCTAAGCCCTCTTGCGTAAAGACAAGCCTCGATGACCACACGTCAGCCTTCGGAATCGAGAGTTGACGGGACACGGGCGAAGGAGCCGTGACCCTAGACCTCAACCATGCCTCGCGAGGCAGATGTGAAGATAAGGGGTAAGATTGATTGTGAGGCCAGTCGTGATCTCTCGCGGCCCGGACCGCAAAACATCTCCACGTTAGGATCTGGTTGATAAGCAGTAGTCAGACATCACTTGCATGTCGTGAAGGAACTTGTGAATCCTGTGAGGTGATAGGTAGCACTGGCGCCATAGATTGATCCCGAGCCTTCCGAACCATGTCATAAACCGTAGGACTTTGTAAATGCCCTCAATGACAACAACTATGGTTCCAATAATACGTAAGATGTGTTGCATCTGCATAATATCGACAAAATGAGCCGCGTGCGTCTATCTTGGTTAGACTTGGACACGGAAGCGCTTCTGCCGGGCGGCACAGGGTAGTACtgcagccaagaagcggCAAGCCCTACAAGCTTCACGGGACGACGATCCGTGGCTAATCTTAGCTCAAGGGTCTTGATCCCTGCTCTTGGCTGACCCCCATGGGGAAACGATGCAATCTCTGGGCAGAGTGGGGGATGCTCACGGAGTAATTTAGCCAAATATCCCTGGGGCCACCAATAGCGACGGTTAAAACACACACTCTTCGAATTTCTCTCTTGTCTCAAATGCTTGTCGGGCCGGCAGAAATCCTCTCGGATTGAACGGCCGGAACATAGGGGAGCCAAGCcgaaggaggagctgggccGCTCACTCTGACTCGGCTGCGACCAACAATGCTTAACGGAGCAACCAACAAACAAACTATTCAACTCCTTTAGCAAATTTTCCAGCTCCCAACGTTGTTTCTCTCTTCAAACATTTTGTCTCTGGCTTGTGAATGGCTTTAAATACGAGCAATCAGGAGATCATTCATTTCCATACCAACTAACTCCTCCACGCCGACCAGAACCGCGCATCTTCAGAGACTCCGGCCAAAATGTCGGCCCCCGAAGGCTACATCGAAGGGTTTGTCTGCACCCTGGACACCTGCTCCGTCAAAGATTGGGGCTATGTCCGGTACCGGCCGACCGTGGCCGGAAATGCCGTCTTCCTGGCTGTCAtggccatcctcgccatcgctcAGGTGTACCTGGGCATTCGGCACAAGACGAGGATCTTCATGATCACCATGTGCCTCGGCTTGGTGACTGAGACGGTCGGTTACATCTCCCGGGTGCTCTTGAATGGGAATCCCTTTAGCAGAGATTACTTCTTGTGGTACCTCATCACTCTGACTATCGGTCCTGTCTTTATCGCCGCTGCCATCTACCTGACTCTTGGACGCCTCGTTGTCATCCACGGGGAGGCCATCAGTCGGATTAAGCCTCGAACCTACacgaccttcttcttgggatGCGACATCGTCAGTCTTGTTGTCCAGGCCGTCGGCGGAGGCATTGCTGCTTCTACGCCTGTAACGAACCAACACATGGTACGATGCACAGGGATGGGTGTTATCGCTATGGAAAGGGCATACTGACAATCTGATACTGCTAGATCGACGTGGGAACAAACATCCTCGTTGCTGGCCTCTCCATCCAAGTTGCTTGCCTGTTTGCATTCTCTGCCTGCAGTCTCGAGTTCTTCTGGCGCGTCAGAAAGCACCCAGAGCTTCACAACCCCGAGTTTACCGACCTTGTGCACAGCAAGAGATTTAAGCTGTTCCTCTTTGGTATTTATCCTCGATCAAACCTGGCCTTTTCTCCCAGAAAGCTAATGACCAGTACAGCGCTCTTCGGTGCGACCGCATGCTTGTTCATCCGAACCGTCTTCCGATCCGTTGAGTTGAGCGAAGGCTTCGCGGGGAAGCTGGCAAACCAAGAGATCGAGTTCATGATCCTCGATGGGGTTATGGTTATACTTGcatccatcttcttgaccatctGGCACCCCGGATATGGGTTTGGCAAGCGGTGGAACGAGGCAGGATTCCGGTTCCGTACCTCCAAGGCCAGGATCGATCAGGAGGAAACTCCGCAGACGGTTTCTTCTGGTGGCAGCGAGAAGTATTGAATGTAGGAACTCGGATAACTATCAATTTCCTGTGGGATgggaagaaaggaaaaggtGGTGGGTTAGTTCGATTGACAGAGGTAAGGACTTGAACGGACGGACAAAGGAGGTGTGCGAGAAGCAACCATCTATTCACCATTTCTCTTCATAGCTGATTTAGCTTTCTATAGCGTCAAAATTCATCGTTTTTCAGGACGACAGTACCATGGTGCGATCAACATGAGGAGTTATTAAATGCTCTAACAGTCCCTGTCACAGCGAGCTGGCCGGCAAGTGCCCTTCCAGTCCTTTCTCATCTGAAAATATTCCTTACTCTCTTCCCAATTTTAGAGGTAACCAATTTTTTTGAGAACGTGAGATTTGGCGTAAAATTTGCTCACATCTCGATCATTCAATTCTTTCATCTACCTCAGACTCTCTTACTTCAGCTGAACATGAACGGGCTTCCCTTCCGCGGCCGACTTGTAAATGGCTGACACTACAGAAAAGTTGAACTCGAGCCTGCTCCTGGAAAGAGCCACGCTCTCGCGGCCCTCGATCAAGTCAACAAAGGACAACAAGGGACGGTGGTTTGCGTCTTCCCATCCAAAAGCAGGGAACTTCTCCTCCCTAGCATCGACCTTGCCATCGACATCCACATAGTGTACGAGCTTGaagccctccttctcctgatCGACTTCGTCCTTGTAGTCAAAGGTCGGAACCCATTCCCAAGTCAATCCTCCAGTTGTGCCGTCGACGTTTAGAGCAACTTGAGGGTCGCCATGAAAACCGCTTGCCCGCTCCCACCCAAATGGGATGACAGAACCGTCCTTGAGTGTCAACGTTAAAGATGCGCCAGCGTGGGTTTCCACGGATATGGCGGTCTCGGGTGGATCGGCACCAGTCTTTGGCGTGGCTAACCAGGCATGATTGACCGTGGCAGCAATAGGACGGAGGACGTCGAAGAACATGGTGAGATCGTAGACACCCCAGTCGAAGATGGTTCCTCCACCAGATTTCTCCCTTTGTAGAAACCATCTGCTCGATGGCTGGTACTCGATACCAGCACGAGCGCGTGGTTGGCGGTTGACGAAGCAGGCATGATACACAGAGCCAATTCCACCAGTCTCGATCAACTGACGGGCGCGGTCCAAGGCCCCGTTTCCGAGATATCGAAAGCTGCATTCTCCAAAAATCCGACCGGAGCTATCACTCGCAGCTagcatctcggccatctcagcCTCCGAAGTTGCCAGAGGCTTCTCGCAGAGGACATGGCGGTTGGATTTGAAGGCAAGAAGTGTCGCGGCGTGGTGCAGCCATGGAGGCACAGCTATCACGACAATGTCGCGGTGCTGCCCTGGAGAACTGGCGAGCAtggcctcggcatcctcaaaGACCGTGGCTTTGGGAAACTTGGCGAGCAATGCTTCTCGAGCATCTTTCGAGGGATCGGCAGCAAACAGTTGGACATCATGCCCAAGGCTTTCTGCTGCGACGCCATGTCGCCATGCGATAGAACCAGCACCATAAAGGTAGATTCGCCATGGCGAACCGGCTCCATTGGTTTCAGTCATGTTGGGAAAGAGTATGCACAAGCTCGATAGAAGGATTTGCAAGATTGTTTGGGAAGATTCGACCTTCAGCCAGTCATGTTGCGTTGGACCCGGGGATAATGGCGAGCAACAGCAGCGTAGATGTAATGCAGGCGAACCTAATCTTTCCAGCTGATGTCAAGAGCATCAGTAATGCTCACACCTTTCCATTTACCCATCGCAATCCATCCCGACTCTCCGAGCGCTATGCTATGATGATAACGGATGATGACTTGCCGTCTTTTCGAGCTTCGTAGGAGTTGAATGCTTGCCCCTGATTCAGCAGTCTAGACCATACGATACAAGGACCCTAATTGTTGATTCCGGGGTAGACATTGCGGGCCGGGTAACCGTATGTCTCATGCATATGCACATCTGTACGCACATCTCTATCTCCGATGATAAAGCCGCTAACGCGCGTACAATGGCGGGATCTCGCGTCTATCCGTCCCGCAGTGAGCAGGCGTCTACATTGGTATCTTACTGCATAAGACGGCCCGCTGCACCGATCGTTTAGCGCGGCGTTGCATCGGTTCTAGCTTACGAAGGTCTTACAGACAGGAAGGATTTTTTATTGTGTGAGATTTAAGGGATGGGGGCGAAGTCCCAGACTCCAGACCAGCAAGGGGTCAACTACGGCAAATTCTACGGGTATCTGAGTTCCCGAACGTGGAAGATACACCGTGGTGATAGGGGGAGGTATTTATTGCATGCCAGGAACTGAATGATAAGGTAGTTTTACCTGTGTTAGCAGTTATCAAAGACGTAAGAGCAAGCTGCAAAAGTTCATCCGCATCGTATACTCTGCCTGACTACCTTATTCACTCAACATGGGTGAAGTACCAGAAGTTCATGGATCTCGAAAGGTCCTCAACGTTGGAATTATCGGCTTGGGAGAGATTGCCCAGGTATCCCAGAGCCCACTTTACCTGTTCTCTACAAACGATGCTGATCTCTCGCCATAGGTATCTCACATCCATGTGTTGAACAATCTCTCCAGCTGCTACCGCATCACCTACATCTGCGATGTGTCTCAACAAGCTCTAGATCATTGCAGCAAGAAGGTTGCGGGAGGAACACCCAAAACTACGACCAGTCCAGAGGAGCTCATCACTTCTCCCGATACTGATGTCGTTGTCATCTGCAACGTCAATGCTTTCCATCCTGAACAAGCAATCCTAGCCCTAAAGCACAACAAGTATGCTTTTGTGGAGAAGCCTCTCGCGCTGAACTA
This window of the Fusarium keratoplasticum isolate Fu6.1 chromosome 3, whole genome shotgun sequence genome carries:
- a CDS encoding GFO-IDH-MocA domain-containing protein; this translates as MTETNGAGSPWRIYLYGAGSIAWRHGVAAESLGHDVQLFAADPSKDAREALLAKFPKATVFEDAEAMLASSPGQHRDIVVIAVPPWLHHAATLLAFKSNRHVLCEKPLATSEAEMAEMLAASDSSGRIFGECSFRYLGNGALDRARQLIETGGIGSVYHACFVNRQPRARAGIEYQPSSRWFLQREKSGGGTIFDWGVYDLTMFFDVLRPIAATVNHAWLATPKTGADPPETAISVETHAGASLTLTLKDGSVIPFGWERASGFHGDPQVALNVDGTTGGLTWEWVPTFDYKDEVDQEKEGFKLVHYVDVDGKVDAREEKFPAFGWEDANHRPLLSFVDLIEGRESVALSRSRLEFNFSVVSAIYKSAAEGKPVHVQLK